The genomic stretch GTTCACCATCTCCACGGGGCCCATCCATCAGTTCGGCACGGACGCGCAGAAGCACCGCTGGCTCGCCCCCGCCATCCGGGGCGAGAAGATTGGCGCGCTGGGCATCACCGAACCGGACGCGGGCTCGGACGTGGCGGGGCTGCGCACCACCGCTCGGCGCGAGGGCGACAGCTACGTCCTCAACGGCTCCAAGACGTACATCACCAACGGCGTGCGCGCGGACTTCGTGGTGCTGGCGGTGAAGACGGAGCCGTCCGCGGGCCACAAGGGCCTGTCCATGGTGGTGGTGGAGAAGGGCACGCCGGGCTTCTCCGTGGGGCGCAAGCTGGACAAGCTCGGCTGGCGCGCCTCGGACACCGCGGAGCTGTTCTTCGAGGACTGCCGCGTGCCCGCGGAGAACCTGCTCGGTGTGGAAGGGCAGGGCTTCGCGCAGATCATGGGCAACTTCCAGTGGGAGCGTCTGTCGCTCGCGTTGGGCGCGGTGGGAGCCATGGAGGACATGCTGGAGACGGTGCTGGCGCACGTGAAGTCACGGCGTGCCTTCGGCCAGTCGCTCCATCAGTTCCAGGTGGTGCGCCACAAGCTGGCGGAGCTCTTCACCGCGCGCGAGTCGGCGCGTCAGCTCACCTACCACGCGCTGCGCCTGCACGTGGCTGGCGAGTGGGCGGTGGCGCAGACGTCCATGGCGAAGAAGGTGGCCACCGAGACGTGCTGCCGCGTGGCGGATGAGTGCCTCCAGCTCCATGGCGGCGCGGGCTACATGATGGAGTACGACATCCAGCGCCACTGGCGTGACGCGCGGCTGGGGCCCATCGGCGGTGGCACCAGTGAGGTGATGAACGAAATCATCGCCAAGCAGCTCGGCCTGTAAGGCGGGGGCGCGGTGCGGCACGGCGCCCCGCCTGTCACGTGGAGGGCAGGCGGGGAGGCGGCGTGGGAAGAGGCCCTTGGCGCTCCGGGTTACCCGAAGAGACCCCGCGGAGGGCACCGTGGAGCCCATCATCGTCTGTGCCGAGCTTTACATGCGTCTGGGGGACGACGAAGTGCTCGTCCTCGACTGTCGCGACGCTGCCGATTGGGAGCGTTATGACCTGCACATCCCAGGGGCCTTGCGGATGACGTCCGCTGAAATCGCCCGCGACCACCACATGCTCCCGGATGACGAACTCATCGTCTTGTGTGGTTGCTCGCCGGACGGAAGGGACACGCGCCGTGTCTGTCGGCTGCTCCGGATGAAGGGCCGCGAGGCCGTCTGTCTCGACGGCGGACTGCTCGCGTGGGTCACAGGTGGCTTCCCCACGGAGCGGCACACCCGGGCGCCCGTCGCCGCGATGCACCGCTGAGCGCCTGGGTGGATGCGGTGCGTCGTCAAACGGTGTTAAGGAGCGGGCGACATCCTCCTCAGGAGACTGGAGAAACGCCCCCATGGCCAGGCTTCGCGCGGCCCTCATCGGTGCCACTGGACTCGCCGGACAGCAATTCATCGCCGCCCTCAAGAATCACCCCTCCATCGAGCTGACGGGCCTCGCGGCCTCGCCTCGCTCGGCGGGCAAGACGTATGCGGAGGCGCTGAAAACGGCGAGTGGCATGACGGCCTGGTTCGTCCCGGAGCCGCTGCCCGCCGAGCTTGCCGGCATGAAGGTGGTGGCCGGTGACGCGCTCGAGGCCAAGGATTACGACCTGGTCTTCTCCGCCGTGGAGGCGGACGTGGCGCGCGAGCTGGAGCCTCGGCTGGCGAAGGACATCCCCGTCTTCTCCGCCGCCAGCGCGTTCCGCTACGAAGAAGACGTCCCGTTGCTGATTCCCCCCGTCAACGCCGCGCACGCGCCCCTCATCCGGGAGCAGCAGCGCCGCCGTGGCTGGAAGGGCTTCATCGTCCCCATCCCCAACTGCACCACCACGGGCCTGGCGGTGACGCTGGCGCCGCTGGTGGAGCGCTTCGGGGTGAAGGCGGTGCTGATGACCAGCCTGCAGGCCATGTCCGGCGCTGGCCGCTCGCCGGGCGTCATCGGCATGGACATCCTCGACAACGTCATCCCCTACATCCCCAAGGAGGAGCACAAGGTCGAGGTGGAGACGAAGAAGATTCTCGGCGCGCTGCGTCCAGCGGGTGACGGCCTCACGCCGCATGACGTTCGGGTGTCCTGCACCTGCACCCGCGTGGCGGTGATGGAGGGCCACACCGAGTCCGTCTTCGTCTCATTGGACAAGAAGGCCACTGTGGCCGAAGTGACCCAGGCCCTGCGGGAGTGGAAGGGCGCCGAGCTGGCTCGGAACCTGCCGTCCGCCGCGCCGCGCTGGATTGAAGTGCTGGACGATCCCTTCCGACCCCAGCCCCGTTTGGACCGGGACACGCATGGCGGTATGGCCACCACCGTCGGACGCATCCGTGAGGATGGCGTCCTGGAGAACGGCTTCAAGTACGTGCTGGTGTCGCACAACACCAAGATGGGAGCCGCGCGAGGCGCCATCCTCGTGGCCGAGCTGCTGTTGGCCCAGGGCTTGT from Myxococcus xanthus encodes the following:
- a CDS encoding rhodanese-like domain-containing protein, with the protein product MEPIIVCAELYMRLGDDEVLVLDCRDAADWERYDLHIPGALRMTSAEIARDHHMLPDDELIVLCGCSPDGRDTRRVCRLLRMKGREAVCLDGGLLAWVTGGFPTERHTRAPVAAMHR
- a CDS encoding acyl-CoA dehydrogenase family protein encodes the protein MLHGQGLYLEEHDAFRRTVRAVVEKEILPFVKEWEAREAFPRELFTRFGELGFLGLKYPVKYGGSAAGELYEAVLLEELGRCGSGGVSAGLGAQFTISTGPIHQFGTDAQKHRWLAPAIRGEKIGALGITEPDAGSDVAGLRTTARREGDSYVLNGSKTYITNGVRADFVVLAVKTEPSAGHKGLSMVVVEKGTPGFSVGRKLDKLGWRASDTAELFFEDCRVPAENLLGVEGQGFAQIMGNFQWERLSLALGAVGAMEDMLETVLAHVKSRRAFGQSLHQFQVVRHKLAELFTARESARQLTYHALRLHVAGEWAVAQTSMAKKVATETCCRVADECLQLHGGAGYMMEYDIQRHWRDARLGPIGGGTSEVMNEIIAKQLGL
- the asd gene encoding aspartate-semialdehyde dehydrogenase codes for the protein MARLRAALIGATGLAGQQFIAALKNHPSIELTGLAASPRSAGKTYAEALKTASGMTAWFVPEPLPAELAGMKVVAGDALEAKDYDLVFSAVEADVARELEPRLAKDIPVFSAASAFRYEEDVPLLIPPVNAAHAPLIREQQRRRGWKGFIVPIPNCTTTGLAVTLAPLVERFGVKAVLMTSLQAMSGAGRSPGVIGMDILDNVIPYIPKEEHKVEVETKKILGALRPAGDGLTPHDVRVSCTCTRVAVMEGHTESVFVSLDKKATVAEVTQALREWKGAELARNLPSAAPRWIEVLDDPFRPQPRLDRDTHGGMATTVGRIREDGVLENGFKYVLVSHNTKMGAARGAILVAELLLAQGLLG